The following are encoded together in the Desulfococcus multivorans genome:
- a CDS encoding peptidylprolyl isomerase has translation MKKTMTGFVLGAVIAVLFGVGSFWPAGACAADIRSRTFTDEEISAMKVQKAIIQTRFGNIVLKFFPDVAPNHVHNFIELARKGFYDGTTFHRVIPGFMIQGGDPNSRDADRMRHGTGGPGHQLKAEFNSRPHKRGTLSMARSRHPDSAGSQFFICVAEAPSLDGQYTVFGEVAEGMAVVDAIVSEERDSRDNPLKPIEMTVKIEKAED, from the coding sequence ATGAAGAAGACGATGACAGGGTTTGTTCTGGGTGCGGTAATTGCCGTGCTGTTTGGGGTTGGGAGTTTTTGGCCGGCCGGGGCGTGTGCCGCGGATATTCGATCCAGGACCTTCACGGACGAGGAGATTTCGGCCATGAAAGTGCAAAAGGCGATCATCCAGACCCGCTTCGGCAACATCGTCCTGAAGTTCTTTCCCGATGTCGCGCCCAATCATGTCCACAATTTCATCGAGCTGGCCCGGAAAGGCTTTTATGACGGCACAACCTTCCACCGGGTCATCCCGGGCTTCATGATTCAGGGAGGAGATCCCAATTCCCGGGACGCGGACCGGATGCGGCACGGCACCGGAGGCCCAGGCCACCAGCTCAAGGCCGAGTTCAACAGCCGGCCCCACAAGCGGGGAACCCTCTCCATGGCCAGGTCCCGGCATCCCGACAGTGCCGGATCCCAGTTTTTCATCTGCGTGGCGGAAGCCCCCTCCCTTGACGGCCAATACACGGTTTTCGGAGAGGTGGCGGAGGGGATGGCCGTAGTGGACGCCATTGTCTCGGAGGAGCGGGACTCCCGGGACAATCCTCTGAAGCCCATTGAGATGACGGTGAAAATAGAAAAGGCTGAAGACTGA
- a CDS encoding M24 family metallopeptidase, producing the protein MYRSDGKVPEAEIKQRIDRLQSQLGDAGADAALIVQKADLYYFSGTVQDAHLYIPREGKPLLMARKALERAAAESSVGDIVPLKSARQIPEILKRNAYPTPKTLGMELDVLSANLYLDYQRIFDGSVILDVSRFIRLTRMIKSPYEIGILREAGRKADELYAGIPSMIREGIPEVELAGLVEARARKLGHQGTVRMRLWGSEMFFGHLMAGPSAAVPSFLASPTGGEGTGPAVGQSAGFRPVGRNEPIMVDYPFVYQGYISDQTRIFAVGAISDEWLRAQEAMIEIQSLIQKAARPGASVGELYDMAVARAAELGYADHFMGAGPGRVRFIGHGTGLELDEYPFIAKGRKTPIAEGMCIALEPKLIFPGKGVVGTENTHIVTPDGLMPLTTFNEGIVRVD; encoded by the coding sequence ATGTACAGATCAGACGGAAAGGTTCCGGAAGCCGAAATCAAACAGCGCATCGACCGCCTGCAATCCCAACTCGGGGATGCCGGCGCGGACGCCGCCTTGATCGTCCAGAAGGCGGATCTCTATTATTTTTCCGGAACCGTTCAGGATGCCCATCTCTATATCCCCCGAGAGGGAAAACCGCTGTTGATGGCCCGAAAAGCACTGGAGCGGGCGGCGGCGGAATCATCCGTCGGCGACATCGTTCCCCTCAAAAGCGCCCGGCAGATCCCCGAGATCCTGAAACGAAACGCATATCCCACCCCGAAGACGTTGGGGATGGAGCTGGATGTGCTGTCGGCGAACCTCTATCTGGACTATCAGCGTATTTTTGACGGATCCGTGATCCTGGATGTCTCCCGTTTCATCCGATTGACCCGAATGATCAAATCGCCTTACGAGATCGGGATTCTCCGCGAAGCCGGCAGAAAAGCCGACGAACTCTATGCGGGGATTCCAAGCATGATCCGGGAGGGGATCCCGGAGGTGGAACTGGCCGGGCTTGTCGAGGCCCGGGCACGGAAGCTGGGCCACCAGGGAACGGTGCGCATGCGACTGTGGGGGAGCGAGATGTTTTTCGGGCATCTCATGGCAGGCCCCTCCGCGGCCGTGCCCAGCTTTCTCGCTTCTCCCACCGGCGGTGAGGGCACCGGACCGGCCGTGGGCCAGAGCGCGGGATTCCGGCCCGTCGGCCGCAATGAGCCGATTATGGTGGACTACCCCTTTGTCTATCAAGGCTATATATCGGACCAGACACGAATTTTCGCCGTCGGCGCGATTTCCGACGAGTGGCTCAGGGCCCAGGAAGCCATGATCGAGATTCAATCCCTCATCCAGAAAGCCGCCAGGCCAGGCGCAAGCGTCGGCGAACTCTACGACATGGCCGTGGCGCGGGCGGCGGAATTGGGATATGCCGATCATTTCATGGGCGCAGGCCCGGGGCGCGTCCGTTTTATCGGTCACGGCACGGGCCTGGAACTGGATGAATATCCCTTCATCGCCAAAGGCCGGAAAACCCCCATAGCGGAGGGGATGTGCATCGCACTGGAGCCCAAGCTCATCTTTCCCGGCAAGGGCGTGGTGGGCACAGAGAACACCCACATCGTCACCCCGGACGGTTTGATGCCGCTGACGACATTCAATGAAGGCATCGTGCGGGTCGATTGA
- the dksA gene encoding RNA polymerase-binding protein DksA translates to MSVDLPEDYIPTDDEPYMNPRQIEYFRRQLIAWRENLLAESEKTLNKLKEDKERDIEAVDQGTNESATAFELRTRDRYRKLIKKIERALERISNGTYGYCEETEEEIGIRRLLARPIATLSLEAQERHEREKKKREARSG, encoded by the coding sequence ATGTCCGTTGATCTGCCTGAAGATTACATCCCCACCGACGACGAACCGTACATGAATCCGCGACAGATTGAGTATTTCCGAAGGCAGCTGATTGCCTGGCGGGAAAACCTGTTGGCCGAATCGGAAAAAACGCTGAACAAGCTGAAGGAAGACAAGGAGCGGGACATCGAAGCCGTCGACCAGGGCACCAACGAATCCGCCACGGCCTTCGAGCTGAGAACCCGCGACCGGTACCGGAAGCTCATCAAGAAGATCGAAAGGGCCCTCGAGCGCATCAGCAACGGGACCTATGGATACTGCGAGGAAACCGAAGAGGAGATCGGTATTCGTCGTCTGTTGGCCCGACCCATCGCCACCCTTTCCCTGGAGGCCCAGGAGCGCCACGAGCGCGAAAAGAAAAAACGGGAGGCGAGAAGCGGTTGA